In a single window of the Azotosporobacter soli genome:
- the kapD gene encoding 3'-5' exonuclease KapD: MAQEINKERDFLVMDFEFTTHKSMIGKPRAFFPEIIEVGAVRTAAPEFLLTETYQSFVKPRFFPRLTQECKDIAMISQADVDGGQTLEEMITALHKLYEPGKTLFVAWGEADRQVLLEQCRRYKIDYPFVEEDYLDLAVAYKEFYDLPRRHSLKHAIEERELESHGFWHMAINDAVNTAKVLQHLIAAGWRWQEPEVAL, translated from the coding sequence ATGGCGCAGGAGATAAACAAAGAGCGGGACTTTTTAGTGATGGATTTTGAATTTACTACGCACAAAAGCATGATCGGTAAGCCCAGGGCTTTTTTCCCGGAGATCATTGAGGTTGGCGCGGTACGCACCGCGGCGCCGGAATTTTTACTGACAGAGACGTACCAAAGCTTTGTCAAACCGCGCTTTTTTCCGCGTTTGACGCAGGAGTGCAAAGACATTGCCATGATAAGCCAGGCGGATGTGGATGGCGGTCAGACGCTCGAGGAAATGATCACCGCCTTGCATAAACTCTACGAACCGGGCAAGACGCTCTTTGTCGCCTGGGGCGAGGCGGATCGTCAAGTCTTATTGGAACAATGCCGTCGGTATAAGATTGACTATCCGTTTGTTGAAGAGGACTATCTTGATTTAGCGGTCGCTTATAAAGAGTTTTACGACTTGCCCAGACGGCATTCGTTGAAACACGCGATCGAGGAACGGGAACTTGAAAGCCATGGCTTTTGGCATATGGCGATCAACGATGCGGTGAATACGGCCAAGGTATTGCAGCATTTGATTGCTGCAGGCTGGCGCTGGCAAGAACCGGAAGTTGCTTTGTAA